The Streptomyces laurentii region GCCGGTGGTGCCCGGCTGGTTCACGGACGACACCGATCCCGACGGCGCGTTCCGGCTTCTCGGGACGCGCTGCACCGCCTGCGCGGCCGTGTTCTTCCCCCGGGAGGACGACGGCTGCCGCAATCCGTACTGCCCCGGCGGCGGCGAACTCGCCGAGACGCCGCTGTCCCGGCGCGGCCGCGTCTGGTCGTACACCGACGGCCGCTACCGGCCGCCCGCGCCGTACGTCTCGGACCCGGACACCCCCTGGGAGCCTTACACCCTCGTCGCGGTGGAGCTGGCGGCCGAGGGCATGGTGGTGCTCGGGCAGGCCGCGCCGGGCGTGCGGCCCTCCGAGCTGGCGGTCGGTGCGGAGGTCGAGCTGGTGCCGGGCGTCCTGCACGAGGACGCGGAGCACGTCTGGACCACCTGGCACTGGCGGCCCGTCGCCACGGACGCGCGGGAGGCGGCGTGCTGACCGACATCGCCGTCCTCGGCGCCGGGATGCACCCGTGGGGCAAGTGGGGCCGGAGTTTCGTCGCGTACGGGGTGGCCGCCGCGCGGGCCGCGCTCGCCGACGCCGGCCTCGACTGGCGCGAGGTCCCGTCGGTCGTCGGCGCCGACACCGTGCGGGGCGGCTATCCCGGGTACGTGGCCGGGGCCAGCTTCGCCCGGGCGCTCGGCTGGCAGGGCGCACGGGTGACCAGCGTCTACGCGGCCTGCGCCTCGGGGGCCCAGGCGATCGGCACCGCCCGCGCGCAGATCCTGGCCGGGCTCGCCGACGTGGTCCTCGTGGTGGGCGCGGACGCGGCACCGAAGGGGTTCTTCGCCCCGGCGGGCGGCGAGCGTCCCGACGACCCCGACTGGCTGCGCTTCCGGGTCCTCGGCGCGACCAACCCGGCGTACTTCGGCCTGTACGCGCGCCGCCGGATGGCGCTGTACGGGGACACGCCGGAGGACTTCGCCCGGGTGAAGGTGAAGAACGCGGCGGCGGGCGCGCTCAATCCGCTGGCCCGCTACCGCAAGGCGGTGAGCGCGGACGACGTGGCGGCCTCGCCGGTGGTCGCCGATCCGCTGCGGCTGCTCGACATCTGCGCGACCTCGGACGGGGGCGCGGCGCTCGTCCTGTCGAGCATGGCCTTCGCCCGACGGCACGGGCATCCGGACCCGGTCCGGATCCGGGCGGTGTCCACCGTCACGCCGGAGTATCCGCGGACGGTCCTGGACCTGCCGGACATCGCCACCGACGCCATGGTGGGTCACGGCGTCGCCGATCGGCCCTTCCGGCCCTTCCGCGCGTCGATCGCCCGGGCCGCGTACGAGGAGGCGGGCATCGGCCCGGAGGACCTGTCGCTGGCGGAGGTGTACGACCTGTCGACGGCGCTTGAACTGGAGTGGTACGAGGACCTCGGGCTGTGCCCGGCGGGGCACGGCGCCGCGCTCGTACGGAACGGGGTGACCGCGCTGGGCGGGCGCGTCCCGGTCAATCCGAGCGGCGGCCTCGCCTCGTTCGGGGAGGCGGTGCCGGCGCAGGCCATCGCGCAGGTCTGCGAGCTGACCTGGCAGCTGCGCGGGGCGGCCGGGGACCGGCAGGTGCCGGGGGCGCGGGCCGGGATCACCGCCAACCAGGGGCTGTTCGGCCACGGGTCGGCGGTGGTGGCGGTCCGCTGACGGCCCTGCCACCCCGGTGGGGGCCGGAGCTGTCCGGTCCCCACCGGGCGGAGCGGGTCAGCGGCCGGCCGGCGCGCCGGCCGCGGCGGGCGGCGGGTGCTCGGCCAGCACCAGGGCGTGCTGGACGACGGCCACGAGGACGTTCTTGACCGACTCGCGGTCGCGCGCGTCGCACATCACCAGCTCGACCTCGGGGTCGAGGTCGAGCGCGCCCCGGACGGTGTCCGCCGCGAACCGGCGGGCCCCCTCGAAGCAGTTGACGGCCACCGTGAAGGGGATGCCGCGCCGCTCGAAGTAGTCGATGGCGGCGAAGCTGTCCTCCAGACGCCGGGTGTCGGCGAGGACGACGGCCCCGAGCGCGCCCTGCGCGAGCTCGTCCCACAGGAACCAGAAACGGTCCTGTCCCGGCGTACCGAACAGATAGAGGACGAGGTCCTCGCGCAGGGTGATCCGGCCGAAGTCCATGGCGACCGTGGTGGTCGTCTTGGTCTCGACGCCGTGCAGATCGTCGACCGGCCGGCCGACCTCGCTCAGCATCTCCTCGGTCCGCAGCGGCCGGATCTCGCTGACCGCCCCCACCAGGGTGGTCTTGCCCACCCCGAAGCCGCCCGCCACCAGGATCTTCAGCGTCACCGGCTCGACCGGCGGCTGCCTGCGGCCGGTACTAGAGCGCCCGAAGGCCATTGATCACCTCACGAAGGATGCTCACGTCCGGCAGCTCGGCCGGCGGAACGGGGCGGGTCACGTGTACGAGCTCGTCGTCCACGAGATCACCGATCAGGACCCGGACCACCCCGACGGGGAGGTCGAGCCCTGCGGCGAGTTCGGCGATCGACTGCGGCTGCTCGAAGCAGCGTTCGACGATCTCGACATGCTCGGGGGACAGCGTCTGGTCGCGGCCGGGGTCCCCGGCGGCCGGTTCCGGGACCACGACCGCGATCAGGTCGAGCCGGTGCCGGCTCGCGGCGCTGGTGCGGCCGCGGGTCATGGCGTACGGGCGGACCACCGGCCCCGCCTCGTCGTCGTACCAGTGGCCGACCGCGTCCTGCTGGGACTGGTCTGCGTCAGTCATGCCGTCCCCCTTGTTCATCCCCCGTTGGTCAGGCCGGACCGGGGCGCCGTGGCGAGATGGGCACCGACCCGCTTGACCATGAGCGTCATCTCGTACGCCACCTGGCCGACGTCCGATTCGGAGTCGGCGAGCACGGCCAGGCAGGAGCCGTCACCGGCGGCGGTGACGAACAGGAAGGCGTCCTCCAGCTCGACGACGGTCTGGCGGACCCGGCCCGCCTCGAAGTGCCGGCCCACGCCCTTGGCCAGGCTGTGGAAGCCCGAGGCGACGGCGGCGAGGTGCTCGCCGTCCTCGCGGGTGAGGTCCTTCGAGGCGCCGGTGGCCAGGCCGTCGCTGGAGAGCACCAGGGCCTTGCGGATGGAGCCGACGCGCTGGACCAGTTCGTCGAGGAGCCAGTTCAGCTCTCCGTTGCCCTGGGCGGCGCTGTGGGTTGCTGCGGCGTTCGGTGCGGTCATCGACCGTCCCCCTCGGGTGTCGTTCCTCGTGCTGTCGTTCCGGGCGCTGTTCCGGGTGCTGAACCGGGCGTCGCCGCCCGGGAGTCCGTCGTGCCGGCTCCGGCCGGGCCGGGTTCGGGCACCCCGTCGTTCTGCCGGCGGCCGCGCTGCCAGCCGCGCTGCATCGAGGCCATGCGGCTGCGCACCTCCTCGGCGTCCCGCTCGAAGGGGTCGGTCCCGGGCCCGGAGCCCGCGGGGCCGGCGGCCGGCCGGGCCTCGTCGCGGGCGCCGTGCGCCCGCAGCTGCGGGGCGAGGCTGGCCTGGCGCACCCGGCGGGGCAGTCCGTCGAACAGGGGTTCCTCCTCCTGCGGCGGTACGGGCACCAGGGTGGGCGCGGGCCGGACGCGAGCCAGTTCCATGGTGTCTCCGTCTCCCGGTCCGTGGCTGTGACCGTGTCCGTCGTTCCCGGTGACGTGCCGGGAGTCGTCGCCGGAGGTGCCGTGGCCGGCCGGGCCCGCCGGGGCGCGGCCCGGTTCGTCGAGGCGCCGGCCGTGGTCGACGACGAGCGTCGGCGTACGGCGGCGGGGCAGTTGGACGGGGCCGTCGGCGAGGTCCCCGCCGGCCGGGCCCGCCGGGTCGGCGGCGCCGCCCGGGGCGGGCTGGTGCTGCTCGCCGCGGCGGCGGTGTTCGCGGGCGCGGAACAGTCCGCCGCGCTCGCTCTCGGTGTCGAGGAGGTCGGCCGCGCCGTCGAGCAGATCGTCGAGGGAGCCCGACTCCAGCGGCGCTTCGAGTTCGACGGGGCCGTCCAGGACCGGGCTCGGAACGGGTTCCGGGGCCGGGTCGGGGACCTTGGCGAGGGCGGGGCGGCGGCGCGGCAGCCCGGCCGGGCCGGTGGTCTGGGCGCGGTCGCCGCTCTCGCCGGCGGCGCCGTCGCGGCCGGCTCCCGGGCGTCCGTTGTCACGGTCCAGGCGGAAGCCGGCGCCCTGCGTCTCGGGGGCGTCGGTGAGCAGCGTGGCCGGGATGAAGACGACCGCGGTGGTCCCGCCGTACGGGGAGGTCTGCAACGACACCCGGACGTTCTGGCGCTGGGCGAGGCGGCTGACGACGAAGAGACCGAGGCGGTCGGTGTCGGACAGCTCGAACTCGGGGGTCTCGGCGAGCCGGAGGTTGGCTTCGAGGAGGACCTCGGGGTTCATGCCGAGGCCGCGGTCGTGGATCTCCAGGGTGAAGCCGTTGGCGACGCGCTCGCCGAGCACCTGGACGGCGGTGTGCGGGGGCGAGAAGACGGTGGCGTTCTCGAGGAGTTCGGCGACGAGGTGGGTGAGGTCGGCGACGGCGGGGCCGCCGACGCCCAGCCGGGGCAGCCGGCGGACCTCGATGCGCTCGTAGTCCTCGACCTCGGCGACGGCGGCGCGGACGACGTCCATCAGCTGGACGGGCTTGCGCCACTGCCGGGAGGGGGCGGCGCCGGAGAGGATCACCAGACCCTCGGCGTGCCGGCGCATACGGGTCGTCAGGTGGTCGAGCCGGAACAGGTCGGCCAGCTCGTCGGTGTCCTCGGTGCGCCGCTCCATGGTGTCGAGGAGGGTGAGCTGACGGTGCAGCAGGACCTGGTTGCGGCGGGCCAGGTTGACGAAGACCTCGGAGACGCCGCGGCGCAGCTCCGCCTGCTTGACGGCGGCCTCGACGGCGGCGCGCTGCAGGGTGTTGAGGGCCTGGCCTACCTGGCCGACCTCGTCCTCGCTGTAGGTGAGCTGGGGCACCTCGGTCGCGGTGTCGACGTCCTCGCCGGCGGCGAGCCGGCGCATCACGCTGGGCAGCCGGACGCCGGAGACCTCCTGGGCCTCCTTGCGCAGCCGGCGCAGGTCGCGGACGAGGCCGCGGCCGACGCGGACGGAGACGACGATGGAGACGAGGAGGGCGACGAAGCCGAGGACGCCGGCGATGCCGGCCTTGAGCAGGACGCGGTACGCGACGGGCTGGAGGCGTTCCTGGAGGCGCTCTCCGGCCGCGTAGTTCTCGCGGGCCAGGGCGTCGAGGACGGGGGTGGTCTGTTCCTGCCAGAGCTGGGCGGTGACGGCGCGCGGGCTGTCGGTGGGGCCCGCGGCTATCAGGGCCTCCTCCGACTTGCGCAGGGGCGCGGTCTCGGCGCCGGTCCAGTACTTCTCGTACCGGTCGCGGTCGCCCGCGGGCAGGACCTCCAGGTTGGTGTCGTAGTAGGTCCTGCGGGTGGCGACGATGTCGGTGAGGGCGCGGATCTCCGCGGGGGTGATCCGTTCGGCGACGAGCGCGGAGCCGACCAGCGCGTCCTCGCGGGCGACGATCTCGCGGGCTCGGGTGATGCCGACGAGGGCGCGGCCCTGCTTGTCCATCTCCACGTCGTCCAGGGCGTGGAGGGACATGAGGAAGCCGTAGCAGGGGTCGACCAGGCGGTTGAAGAAGTCGAGCGCCTGCATCCGGCCGACGCTGCGGTTCTCCACGGAGCGGCGCAGCGAGTCGAGGCCGTCGAGGGCTTCGAGGAGGAGGGAGAGCCGCTGGGCGGTGGCGGGCGGCATGTCGCCGCTCACGCCGGGCTCGGCGGCGTTGCGCCGGATCAGGGCGACCTGCTGGTCGGTGGCCTCGCGTTCCTGGCGCAGCCGGGTCATGGCCTCGGCGGCGCGGGGATCGGCGAGATAGACGAGGGATTCGCGGCGTTCCTTCTGCAGGACACGGGCGGTGTCCTCGATCGGGTAGCCGATCTTGTCCATGATGTAGCCGGTGTCGAGGAGCGTACGGGCCTCGCGGCCGGTCAGGACCGTGGAGAAGCCCCACAGTCCGGTGAGGGAGACGAGCGGTACGAGGAGCAACGCCACGATCTTCCGGCGGATGGATTTCCCGCGAAAGCGCATGGCCTCCCCCAGCTCGGCCTCCGCGGCCGCGGAGGCTCCTCACATCGGCACGCCTGGCGTCAACACGCGGCGTCAACCTTCGGCTTCAACTAACGGCGGCGCGAGCCTACTACTGCATCACGGCCAACCCGAAGGCGTGGCCGGTCGATTTTCGGCCGGTCGGGAAGGTGTTGATCATGAGATGTCCCGGTATTCGGGGAGTTGCGTTGCACTGGTGTGGCGCAGGACACCCGCTGGTCAGGGCTTTCCACGGGGCGGGCGGTTGGCTGGAATTGTCTGTTCCGCTCCCGCCGTGACCGACCCCCGGCGAAACCTTTTCCCTCCCTCATGCGTCATTCTGTACGGGGGAGGCTTGTGTCCGCGTAAAGCGACTCAAAACGGGCAGCCACCCGGAACACATCGGTGGTGGGGAGTGACGGCGCTATGGAACACGAGGCGCAGCCGGTACGGCAATTGTGGGTGGACGACGAGCGGGGCCGGCGAAGGATGCCGGACCCGGTGCGAACGGCGGCGGTACGGGCCGTTCTGATCGTCTCGGTGACGCTGATCCTTTCGATGGTCGCCTTCCTGTGCTCGGTCACAGGATCGTGGCTGGCGTTCCCGATGACGCTCGCGGCGATAGCCGGCACGGTCGTCGCGACCTGGTCGGTGCTCGACGTATGGATCACCCGTCAGGTGTGGCGACAGCGCAACGGGGTCGTCTCCGAGCCGAGCAGTGCGGAGCGACCGCTGCGGCGGGAACGCCGCCAGGAGGAGTCCCAGGAGCACCCCGGGCCCGCGGCCCGCGCGGGCAAGGGGCTGCTCCCGGAGGGGGCTCTCTCGGAGGCGGCCTGACCGTCAGCGGCTTTCTCGGGCGTACCCGAGGGGCCGGAAGCAACACCCGGCGGACGGCCGTGGAGCGGTGGAGGTCTCACCGCTCCACGGCCGTTCGCACGTCCGGACCTCCCCGGCGTGCGGAGCGCCGCCGTCTCCGGTGAGGTGAGAGTCGACGACACCGATGCCGGTCGCCGAGCCGTGCCACGGCCGCGCGACGCCGAGGAGACAAGGCCCCCGATGAGGTTCGACTTCACCGCACGACTCGCGGCGGCCGTGACCGCCGCGACGACGATCATGGCGATGGGCTCGGCGGCCGCCGCCGCGCCCTCGGGCGGGGACGGCAGACCGTTCCTCGACCCGCTGCACACCGTCTCGACCATCGCCTCGACCGTTCCGGACAACGGGGACCTCAACCCGTACGGCACCGTCCTGATCGACAAGAGCGTGGGCGACCTGCGCCGCGGCAACGTCCTGGTCAGCAACTTCAACAACGCCGCGAACCAGCAGGGCACCGGGACCACGCTCGTGCAGGTCGATCCCGACGGCTCGGCCAGCCTGTTCGCCCGCATCGACCCGGACCACCTGCCCGGGCCGTGCCCCGGCGGGGTCGGGCTGACCACCGCGCTGTCCGTCCTGCCCGGCGGCTGGGTGGTGGTCGGCAGCCTGCCGACGGCGGACGGCACCTCCGACACCGCGCAGGCCGGATGCCTGATCGTGCTGGACCGGCACGGCAAAGTCCGCGAGACGTTCAGCGGCCACGGGATCAACGGCCCCTGGGACATGACCGCGCGGAGCTGTGGCGACCGGACCGATCTGTTCGTCACCAACGTGCTCAACGGCACCGTCGCCGCCGGCGGCGACGTCGTGCGGGAGGGCACCGTGCTGCGCATCAGCCTGCGCACGCACGACGACCGGCCGCCGACCCGGGTCGACACGACCGAGATCGGTTCGGGCTTCGCCGAGAAGACCGACCCGGCGGCGCTCGTGATCGGGCCGACGGGCGTCGGACTGAAGGGCTCGACGCTCTACGTGGCCGACACCGTCGACAACCGCATCACCGCGATCCCCGACGCGCTGACCCGGGACGACAGCGCCGGCACCGGCGACGTGGTCACCACCGACGACAACCTCAACGGCCCGCTCGGCCTCGCGATCACCCCGAAGGGCGACATCCTCACCGTCAACAGCGGTGACGGCAACATCGTCGAGACCACCCGCAGGGGTGAGCAGGTGGCCGTCCGCACACTCGACAGCAGCGGCACCCCGCCGGGAGCGGGCGCGCTGTTCGGGCTCGCGGTCGCCGCGAAGCCGGACCGGGTCTACTTCGTCGACGACGCGACCAACACGCTGAACCTGCTCAGCCGGCCCTGAGGCAGGGGTGGGGCGCCGCCGGAACACGACGGCACCCCACCACCGTCTTTCTAGGTTTTCTCCAGGTAGGCGAGGACGGCGCGGACCCGGCGGTTGCCATCCTGGTCGTCGGTGATGCCGAGCTTGCCGAACAGCGAGGTCGTGTACTTGCCGATGGCGCCCTCGCTGAGGAACAGGCGGCGGCCGATGGCCTGGTTGGACAGGCCCTCGGCCATCAGGGCCAGGACCGTGTGCTCGCGCTCGGTCAGCCGTTCCAGACCGCGGGCCGGGGAACCAGCGGACAGCAGCCGCGCGATCACGGCCGGGTCCAGGGCGGTCCCGCCACCCGCGACGCGCTCCAGGGCGTCGACGAACTGCTCGGCTTCGAAGACGCTCTCCTTGAGCAGATAGCCGACGCCGCCGGAACCGTCGGCCAGCAGCTCGCGGGCGTACAGCCGCTCGACATGCTGGGAGAGGATCAGGACCGGGAGCCCGGGCACCTCGGCACGGGCGTCGAGAGCCGCCCGCAGGCCCTCGTCCCGGTGGGTCGGCGGCATCCGGACGTCGATGACGGACACGTCGGGGCGCCAGGTCCGCAACGCGTCGAGGGTCTCGGGGCCGGTGGCCGCGGTCGCGACCACCTCGTGCCCGTAGGCCTCGATCAGGCGGACCAGGCCGTCCCGCAGGAGGTAGAGGTCTTCGGCTACGAGAACGCGCATGGCACCGTCATCCTGACACGCGTCGGCCCGCCGGGCGGACTCGTGACCTCCAGAGTGCCGTCGAACACCGCGAGGCGGCGGCGCAGCCCGTCGAGGCCCCCGCCGGCCTCGAATCCCGCGCCGCCACCGCCGTCGTCCCGGACCTCGGCGACCGCGCCGGAGCCGTCCCGGCCGGCGGCGAGGGCGACGCGCGCGTGCGAGGCCCCGGCGTGCTTCACCACGTTGGTGAGCAGTTCGGCGACACCGAAGTAGACGGCCGACTCGACCGGCGCCTCCAGGCGGGGAAAGCCCCCAACGCCGCCGGACTCCGCGTCGACATCGACATCGACGGGGAGGGCGACGTCCAGGGCGAGAGCGCGTATCGCGTCGGCGAGCCCCCGCTCGCTCAGGACGGGCGGGCTGATGCCCCGAACGAGTTCGCGCAGTTCGGCCAGCGAGGCGGCGGCGCCGGTCCGCGCGTCCCGCATCAGCGCCCGGGCCCCTTCGGGGTCGGTGTCCATCAGCCGCTCGGCGGTCGCGAGCGAGAGCCCGAGCCCGACGAGGCGGGCCTGCGCCCCGTCATGCAGATTCCGCTCTATGCGGCGGATCTCGGCGGCCTGCGCGACCGTCACGTCGGCGCGCTGCGCGGTCAGTTCGCCGACGCGGTCGGCCAGGGCCATCGCCGGGGACGGGCGCAGGAAGCGGACGGCGACCGGCTCGACGGGCCGCCACGCGTACGGGGCCGAGCCGACGGCCAGCAGCAGGGCGAGCACCCCGGCGAGACGCTGGGCGGGCCCGGCCCCGCTCAGCCCGAGCACGGCGAAGGCCGCGCCGGCCGGCGGGAGGACCGCGACCAGGCCGGCGGTGAACGGCGCGATCGCGGTGAACCGCAGGTCGCGCCAGGTGGCCGGGTCGCTCCAGCGGATCCGCCACTTCTGGTCCAGCAGGGCGTCCCGGCGGCTGCGCTCGTAGGAGAAGCCGTTCCACCAGTACCCGGTGGACAGCCGGCCGACCGGGCCGGGCCGCCGGTGTCCGGCGGGCAGGTCGGTGCCGGTCCAGCGTGCGACGAGGAAGCGGACCGCCCGGCAGACCGGGCCGGACAGGGCGAGGGTGCCCGTGCCCACCAGGATCAGCGGCAGCAGCCAGGACCAGGGGTTGCCCGCCCCCCAGTGGATCCCCAGGGCCACCGCTCCGGCCCACACGGCGGGTACCAGGAGGGTCACGGCCGCCACGGCACAGGCCCGTACGAATCCCACGGCCGCCGCCACCGCCCAGCCCCTTGGCCGTCCCATGGTCTCCCCCTGTTCCCGGGCCCGGGGAGTTCCCGGGTCCGTCCGCCGCTGTCACGTTCCCACTGTGCACCGCGTGCGGGCCGTCCGAGCTCTTGCCCGGCAAGGAGTGGGGCTTGCCCCACCCCGACGTGGGGCAAGGCCGATTCCGCGCCCGGCGGTCCGTTCGTAGTGTCGTGGGCATGGACCTCACCGCTCAGCACGCCACCACGACCGCGCCGGCCCTCGCCGACGCCTCCCCCGCCCACGACGCCCTCACCACGGTGCGGCGCTGCGTCGTGCTCTACGGCGCGCTCGGCGGCGCCGCCCTCGCCGGCGTCGTCACGGTGGCGGGCGCCGGACATCCGGTGAACACCTTCATGTGGGTCAGGGCGGTGTTGCTGCCGCTCGTCGCCGTGTTCCTGCACCGCTTGGCCGTCGCCGCCTCCCGGGGGGACCGCAAAGCCTTCGAACGGCTGCGCGGCCTCGCGGCCGTCCTGCCGGTCGCGATCGTCGGCGTGGACCTGATCCCGGGGGTCTGCCCACCGTGGTACGCCGTGCTCCAGGCGGTCTGCGTGCTGCCCGTCGCCGGTGTGGCGGTCCTGACCCGGCGCGCGGCGCTGCGCGCCGTCTTCCCCAAGGTCCGCCAGAGAGCGTGACGGTGCCGGAGCCGGGGGACGGGCCGGTCCGCCGGGAAACACGATGCTTCCCGGCGGACCGTCGCCTGTTCCACGCCTACGCCTGCGCCTCGGCGCCCGTCGTCGCGGCCTCGGCCGGCGACCGGCGGAACATCCGGGTCGCCGTGATCTCGCCGTGGATCGTCTCGCCGCCCTCGGTGGCCGGCTGCGGCAGACCCGGCCGCAGGTGCTCCTCCACGCTGATGTACTTCAGACCCGCGCGCAGGTCGGCGTCGTTGCGCAGCCGGATGACCAGCGGGAACTCGGCGAGCGCCGTGGTGTCGAACAGACCCGTGGTGTAGAGCAGCTGGACACCGAGCGCGTCCGACACGGCCCGCTGGAGCTCCAGCAGGTACGTGGCGTTGGCGCGGCCGATCGGGTTGTCGAGGAACAGGGTGCCCGCGTGCCGGTGCTTGTCGCGGCCCCGGTCGTTGGAGCGCAGCGCGGCCATCGTGCAGTAGAGGGCGATGGCGGCGGTGAGCAGCTGGCCGCCGGAGAAGACGTCGCCCATCTGCCCGACCGGGACGCGCTCGGCGCGCAGCACCGCGTCCGGCTTGAGGATCTCGACCGCGATGCCGCGCGGTTCGAGCGCCGCCTGGACTCCGCGCAGCAGCAGCGACATGCCGTCGCGGCGCAGGTCGGAGTTCTTCTTCACGGCGGCGCGGGTGGCCGCGTCGACCACCTCGCCGAGCCGCTCGGTGAGGGTGGCCGCGTCGGGCTCCTCGAAGCGGATCCGCAGGAACTCCTGGCCCGACCACTCCCCCAGGCCCTCGGGCAGCTGGGACAGCCGCTGCGCCGAACGCAGCGTGGCGAGCGAGGACTCCACCAGGCCGCGCAGCCGGTCGACGATCGAGTCGCGGTTGCGCTCCAGCTGCGCCAGCTCGTCGGTGAGCACCCGCAGCCGGGGCGCGAACGCCTCGGCCCACTTCGCCGCGTGCTCCGGCAGCGCGGCGGCGGGCAGTTCGCGGATCTGCTGCCGGGCCGGAGTGCGGACCTGCTCGTAGCGGGTGGAGTTGGCGTGCCGGACGAGGATGTCGCCGGCCTCGCGGACGGCGGCGTCGGCGGCCGACAGGTCGGCGGCGCAGCCGCGCAGCGAGCGGCGGGCCTCGGCGGCGGCGGTGCGGGCCTCGGCGAGCGGGCCCGGGTACGGCTCGGGCTCCTCCTGCTCGGCGTCGGTGTTGTCGGGGTTGTCTCGGAGCAGGTCGCGCAGCAGGGCGGCAGTCTCGTCGAAGCCGCCGGCGGCGTCCTCGGCGGCCCGGTGGCCCTGGAGCAGCCCGGCGTGGGCGGCGCGCGCGGCCTCCAGCGCGTCGGTGCGGGCGGCGAGTTCGCCGGTGGCCGTACGGAGCAGGGTCTGGGCGTGGTCGGCGTCGCCCGGGATCAGCTCCTCGGACAGCTCGGTGTGCGCCTCGCCGTCCTCGGGGGCCAGCCGCTCGGCCTCGCCGCGCAGCCGGCCCAGCTTCTCGCTGGCCTCGGAGGTGCGCGACTCCAGCTTGTGGACCAGTTCCTCGGCGCGGGCGGCGGCGGCCTGGCGGGACGGGCCGTCGGCGCCGTCGGTGGACTCCAGGAGCTGCTCGGCGCGGGTGCGGACCTTGTTGGTGAGCCGGTCGAGTTCGGCGAGGGCGGCGGACTCGTCGCTCTCGGCGCGGGCCTGCTCGGCGCGCAGGTCGGCGCCGACGCCGACCTTCTCGTACACCTGGGACGCGGCCCGGTACGCCTCGCGGAGCACGGAGAGCGCGACGCTCGGCGCGGCCGGGTCCTCCTCCGGGAGGCTCTCGGGGGCACCGGCGATCTCGGCGCGCTCGGCACGCAGGGCGCGGGCGGTGCGGTGGGCGTCGTCGGCGGCGCGCTGGGCGGCGCGGCGGTCCTCGTCGGCGGCGCGGGCGCGCTCCAGGCAGACCTGGGCGCGGGCCTCGTACTCGGTGGCGTCGTCGGCGAGTTCGCGCAGCTTGACCGGCCAGGCGGAGCGCTCTCGGAGCCGGAAGGCGAGTCCGGCGAGGGCGTCGGCGGCGCGGCGGGCGCGCTGGGCGGCCTCCTGGCGCTCGTCGCGCACCGTGCGGGCCTCGGCGGCGGCCTCGTCGGCCTCGGCCCGTACCGTACGGGCCTCGGCGAGGGCGGCGGTCGCGGTCTCGGCGGCGGTCCGGGCGGCCGCGGCGGCCGCCGCCAGTTCGGCGAGCATGCCGAGCGGGCAGTCGGCGCGCCAGGCTCCGATGCGGGCGGCGAGGGAGCGGTCGCCGGTGAGCCGGCCGGCGAGGGTCCGGATCTCCTCGTCGCGGGCGGCGGCGCGGGCGCGCAGGGCCTGGCGTTCCTCGTCGGCGGCGTGCTCGTCGTGCATGGCCGGGTTCGGCGGCACGAGGAAGACGTCCGTGTCCTGCGCGGCGTCGGGCGCGGGCACAGGGGCGAGGAGGGCGGCGGCGGTGCCGACGGCCACGGTGGAACGGGGCAGCAGGGCGGCGCCGGCGAGCGCCTCGCGGGCACGGACGTACGAGGCGGGGTCGGTGATCACGACGCCGTCGACCAGCTCGGGGCGGCCGGCGAGGACGGCGGCGTGGTCGGCCGGGTCGACGGACTGGGCGAGGTAGCGCCAGCCGGGGAGGGCGGGGATGCCGTGCTCGCCGAGGAACTCGACGGTGGCCAGGACGTCGGGGCCGGGCG contains the following coding sequences:
- a CDS encoding NHL repeat-containing protein (COG3391 Uncharacterized conserved protein;~NHL repeat-containing protein [Streptomyces bingchenggensis BCW-1];~SMP-30/Gluconolaconase/LRE-like region; pfam08450;~identified by MetaGeneAnnotator; putative); translation: MRFDFTARLAAAVTAATTIMAMGSAAAAAPSGGDGRPFLDPLHTVSTIASTVPDNGDLNPYGTVLIDKSVGDLRRGNVLVSNFNNAANQQGTGTTLVQVDPDGSASLFARIDPDHLPGPCPGGVGLTTALSVLPGGWVVVGSLPTADGTSDTAQAGCLIVLDRHGKVRETFSGHGINGPWDMTARSCGDRTDLFVTNVLNGTVAAGGDVVREGTVLRISLRTHDDRPPTRVDTTEIGSGFAEKTDPAALVIGPTGVGLKGSTLYVADTVDNRITAIPDALTRDDSAGTGDVVTTDDNLNGPLGLAITPKGDILTVNSGDGNIVETTRRGEQVAVRTLDSSGTPPGAGALFGLAVAAKPDRVYFVDDATNTLNLLSRP
- a CDS encoding two-component system response regulator (C-terminal DNA-binding domain of LuxR-like proteins. This domain contains a helix-turn-helix motif and binds DNA. Proteins belonging to this group are response regulators; some act as transcriptional activators, others as transcriptional repressors. Many...; cd06170;~DNA binding residues [nucleotide binding];~Response regulator containing a CheY-like receiver domain and an HTH DNA-binding domain [Signal transduction mechanisms / Transcription]; COG2197;~Signal receiver domain; originally thought to be unique to bacteria (CheY, OmpR, NtrC, and PhoB), now recently identified in eukaroytes ETR1 Arabidopsis thaliana; this domain receives the signal from the sensor partner in a two-component systems; cd00156;~dimerization interface [polypeptide binding];~identified by MetaGeneAnnotator; putative;~intermolecular recognition site;~phosphorylation site [posttranslational modification];~two-component system response regulator [Streptomyces sp. AA4]), which encodes MRVLVAEDLYLLRDGLVRLIEAYGHEVVATAATGPETLDALRTWRPDVSVIDVRMPPTHRDEGLRAALDARAEVPGLPVLILSQHVERLYARELLADGSGGVGYLLKESVFEAEQFVDALERVAGGGTALDPAVIARLLSAGSPARGLERLTEREHTVLALMAEGLSNQAIGRRLFLSEGAIGKYTTSLFGKLGITDDQDGNRRVRAVLAYLEKT